The following proteins are encoded in a genomic region of Molothrus aeneus isolate 106 chromosome 12, BPBGC_Maene_1.0, whole genome shotgun sequence:
- the MUSTN1 gene encoding musculoskeletal embryonic nuclear protein 1, producing the protein MSQPAPVKKKRPPVKEEDLKGARGNLAKNQEIKSKTYQVMRQCEQMGSAAPSIFSGARTGGETVFEKPKDEPAKSVFG; encoded by the exons ATGTCACAG CCAGCCCCTGTGAAAAAGAAGCGTCCTCCAGTGAAGGAGGAAGACCTCAAAGGAGCCAGAGGAAACCTTGCCAAAAACCAGGAAATTAAATCTAAAACCTACCAAGTGATGAGGCAATGCG AACAAATGGGTTCCGCAGCACCTTCCATATTCAGCGGGGCTCGGACAGGAGGTGAAACAGTCTTTGAAAAACCGAAGGATGAACCAGCCAAGAGCGTCTTTGGCTGA